The Amblyomma americanum isolate KBUSLIRL-KWMA chromosome 11, ASM5285725v1, whole genome shotgun sequence genome includes the window gaaagaagaaaggaagaaagatgtgccgtagtggaggactccggcataattccgaccacctggggatcattaacgttcactgacatcgcacagcacacgggcgcccttgcgtATCGcgtccatcgaaaagcggccgccgcggtagggttctaacgcgggtactccggatcagtagccgagcgccgtaaccgctgagccaccgcttcGAGTAAAGGTCCCACTAACTGTGGGACATGTCTATATGGAATCGGCTTAACTGAACACGTCCACTTGCTCCGAAAATAGCAAATGCGGCCTCCACCTTCTAGGAacaaatgaaatcaaatcaaaatttattttATCCGCAGCGGTataggttgcgcgcgtgattagtttacGATGAAGCGATAAAAACACGCGCGCAACACTTTACTggagctggagtggggcgtccaacacaaaaggtccccaggtgttcgaaattactccggagcccaccactgggcacctctttctctcttccttctttctctcccaccttcccctctttccttactgcgcggtgcgggtgtccaccgggatatgtgagacaattactgcgccatttcctttcctcaaaaaccaaaaactAATTTCTCGGTTCCTGTCACCCTTCCAATCAGAGCAGAGTGTGTCCACGCTTTTGCATCGCAGGCATCGCCACTTTCGGCCGACGGACCCCAGTGCTCGTGAAAGGCGGCTCCTTCCAGAGGCAGCTGGCCGCGCTCATTTCCCAGTTCGGCCCCGTCCATATGCTCAACTACTTGGCCTTCCGCTTGCACATTCCAATACGCTCCTTTCCGGGAACGAAGGCCACGCTTCCTTAGGCTGGCGCAGCTCTCGGCGGCACGGCAGCCCGGATGGCACGACGGCGACCCGCCGGATGA containing:
- the LOC144111523 gene encoding uncharacterized protein LOC144111523, with the translated sequence MRGLFRVEQALVELAAHRRGAGDYARTTVARLAHAPHWNWTRFLGVVFRGIATFGRRTPVLVKGGSFQRQLAALISQFGPVHMLNYLAFRLHIPIRSFPGTKATLP